From Primulina tabacum isolate GXHZ01 chromosome 2, ASM2559414v2, whole genome shotgun sequence, one genomic window encodes:
- the LOC142537516 gene encoding protein FAR1-RELATED SEQUENCE 5-like — protein MEVNTGDDQQFIPQVADDRKPKIGMEFVSLEDAFSFYNQYAREAGFSARISNSKKNKITNEVVWKKFVCFKEGRTDEIRWNKQEKGDQPKNERARGEVRTGCKSKISIVKKQTGPNWIVSTFMESHNHPLSTPSKMHLLRSHRNVSASKKALTQQFSEANVPTCQQMRLLEIEYGGPEHHVFLADPVSRRANSVFGDVVVFDTTYNTNKYGMIFAPFVGVNHHHQTIVFGCGFLTDEKTQSFVWLFNKFIKAMPKGAPNVIITDQDPAMTKAIAHVFPKTVHRYCLWHIFNKFSDKLNPITFRDYYRNIKNVIQNSTTPDEFEKSWEDVIKCANLEQNDWLSLMYELRQKWVPIYFNHIFCAGMSSSQRSESSHAFFKRYVSNKNSLMDFITRFNRALRHQRHNELVADHIDMNEHPKIKTNWPMEAQMVKVYTKKKYVEFQSEMCESHGYYVQQVSVEVELVVYNVMNFQTCSSSKSRMLTHNKQLDYISCSCMKFEFEGIPCRQMLAFFRINQVFQLPDKYILKRWTRDAKVGAIYAMAEQNVIDDPKMCLMSRHSRLSYKASVVIDDASLTDEGTKFFDEQLDYILKKIKEINISRTFNNGSQKKNIMDGVSGITDPSEVRTKGCGKRFKSSKEKSTSKTRLCRGCGHRGVSHDKRNCPNLHDKSTVDDHHNNDDNINEEDFPSMTGASNMWITGIRLDE, from the exons ATGGAAGTAAATACCGGAGATGATCAGCAATTCATTCCCCAAGTTGCAGACGATCGAAAGCCAAAAATTGGGATGGAATTTGTATCATTAGAGGATGCATTTTCGTTCTATAATCAATACGCACGAGAAGCAGGATTTAGCGCAAGAAtaagcaacagcaagaaaaatAAGATAACAAATGAAGTTGTTTGGAAGAAATTTGTATGCTTTAAAGAAGGGCGTACAGACGAAATAAGGtggaataaacaagaaaaaggtGATCAACCGAAAAATGAAAGAGCTCGCGGCGAAGTTAGAACTGGATGtaagtcaaagatttcaattgtCAAGAAACAAACTGGTCCTAATTGGATTGTCAGTACATTCATGGAAAGCCATAATCATCCACTCTCAACTCCTTCGAAGATGCATTTACTACGCTCACATCGTAATGTCTCGGCATCAAAGAAAGCATTGACTCAACAGTTTTCAGAAGCAAATGTGCCAACTTGTCAACAAATGCGATTATTGGAAATAGAGTATGGAGGGCCCGAGCAT CATGTGTTTTTGGCAGATCCTGTGTCAAGGAGGGCAAACAGTGTATTTGGTGATGTTGTGGTGTTTGATACGACGTATAACACTAATAAATATGGTATGATTTTCGCACCATTTGTAGGagttaatcatcatcatcagaCAATTGTGTTTGGTTGCGGTTTTTTAACTGACGAGAAAACTCAGTCTTTTGTTTGGTTATTTAACAAGTTCATAAAAGCAATGCCTAAAGGTGCACCAAACGTGATAATTACTGACCAAGATCCTGCTATGACGAAAGCCATTGCACACGTTTTCCCTAAAACAGTGCATCGATATTGTTTGTGGCACATATTTAACAAATTCTCAGATAAATTAAACCCTATAACTTTTCGCGACTACTATCGAAACATAAAGAATGTTATTCAAAATTCCACAACACCTGATGAATTTGAGAAGTCGTGGGAAGATGTTATCAAATGTGCTAACTTGGAGCAAAATGATTGGTTGTCATTGATGTATGAACTGCGACAGAAGTGGGTGCCAATATATTTTAACCATATATTTTGTGCTGGAATGTCAAGTAGTCAGAGATCTGAAAGTTCACATGCATTTTTCAAGAGGTATGTCTCTAATAAGAATTCATTGATGGATTTTATCACCCGTTTCAATAGGGCACTCCGGCACCAAAGGCACAATGAGCTAGTTGCTGACCATATTGACATGAATGAGCATCCCAAGATCAAGACAAACTGGCCAATGGAAGCTCAAATGGTTAAGGTGTATACGAAAAAAAAATATGTGGAATTTCAAAGTGAAATGTGTGAGAGTCATGGTTATTATGTGCAACAAGTATCTGTAGAAGTTGAATTAGTGGTTTACAATGTGATGAATTTTCAAACTTGTTCTTCCTCCAAATCAAGGATGCTCACACATAATAAACAGTTGGATTATATATCATGTAGTTGTATGAAATTTGAGTTTGAGGGTATACCATGCAGACAAATGTTAGCTTTTTTTCGTATCAACCAAGTGTTTCAATTGCCTGATAAGTATATACTCAAACGGTGGACACGAGATGCAAAGGTTGGAGCAATATATGCTATGGCTGAGCAAAATGTCATCGACGATCCAAAAATGTGTTTGATGTCAAGACACTCGAGGTTATCCTATAAAGCTTCTGTAGTAATTGATGATGCATCATTGACTGATGAAGGAACAAAATTCTTCGATGAACAATtagattatattttaaaaaaaattaaagagatTAACATCAGTAGAACATTCAACAATGGAAGTCAAAAGAAGAATATCATGGATGGGGTCTCTGGTATTACCGATCCTTCTGAAGTAAGAACAAAAGGATGTGGGAAGAGGTTTAAATCATCAAAAGAGAAGTCAACCTCAAAGACCAGGCTATGTCGTGGATGCGGGCATCGAGGTGTGTCACATGACAAGCGCAACTGTCCAAATTTGCATGACAA ATCAACTGTAGATGATCATCATAACAATGATGACAACATAAATGAAGAAGATTTTCCATCGATGACTG GTGCTAGCAATATGTGGATAACTGGAATACGTTTGGATGAATAA